A segment of the Candidatus Pelagisphaera phototrophica genome:
TAACAGGACGCTACAATCCTCGTGGTGGTGTTCGATCTGCCAGTCGGGGGGAAGAAAGGCTGGACCTCGATGAAGTCACCATCGCTGAGATATTCCGAGATAACGGTTACAAGACAGCGGCCTTCGGAAAGTGGCACAACGGAATGCAACCCCCTTACCATCCAAACGCACGGGGATTCGATGAGTATTACGGATTCTGCTCTGGGCATTGGGGCAACTACTACAGTCCGATGCTGGAACACAATGGCGAGATCGTAAAAGGAGATGGCTTTGTCATCGACGACTTTACGAATCGAGCGATGGACTTCATTGAAACAAACAAGGATGAGCCGTTCTTTGTCTATCTTCCCTACAATACGCCCCATTCACCCATGCAGGTACCGGGTCGGTTCTGGAAGAAATTCGAAGACAACGATCTCGGCCTGCGAGCGAGGCCCGAAGACAAAGAGGACTTGCAACATTCGAGAGCGGCTCTCGCCATGTGTGAGAACATTGATTGGAATGTCGGTCGAGTGACTCGCAAACTTGAGGATCTCGGGTTATCGGAGAATACGATCGTAATCTATTTCAGTGACAATGGTCCCAATGGGTATCGCTGGAATGCGGATATGAAAGGAAGAAAGGGGAGCGTTGATGAGGGTGGGGTGCGGTCTCCGTTTTTTATCCGCTGGCCCGAAGGCCTAGAAGGAGGACGAACGATTGACCGGATTGCCGGAACCATTGACTTGCTTCCCACGCTAACCGATTTAGCAGGTATCGAAAAATACCGTACGCTTCCATTGGATGGGGTCAGCTTAAGACCCCTGATGTTGAGGAATGGTGTAAGTTGGCCTGATCGGCTCTACGTGAACCATTTCAAAGGCAAAACCAGTATTCGGAACCAGCGGTTTCGTTTGGACCAGAATGGAAAGCTCTACGATATGGATAGCGATCCCGGTCAGAGAAGAGATGTTAGCCGTCAGTTTCCTGACGTTTTAAAACGGATGGTGGCGGCACAAACGACTTTTGACAGGGATGTGGCTTCTCTGGTTGCGGAACCAGACAACAGACCCTTTACAATTGGGCATCCCGTCTTGGACTTCACTCAGATTCCGGCGAGAGATGGTCAGTTTGCGGGAGGGGTAGAGCGATCTGGCAGGGCCCCAAACTGCTCTTTCTTCACCAACTGGACCCAGTTGGAGGACCGCATTTTCTGGGATGCGGAAGTTTTGACAGCGGGTGATTACAAGGTCGAAGTTTACTACACTTGCCCCGAGGATGATGTGGGGTCTACGTTTGAGTTGGCGTTCGGAACTTCCCGACTAAAGGGCGAAGTTACCGAGGCATTCGACAATCCCATGAGAGGAGCTGTGGAAGATAGAGCCGTACGGAAGGGTGAGTCCTACGTGAAGGAATTTAAAGCGATGGACATGGGCGTCATCCAATTAAAGAAAGGTCGGAACCGATTGGAGCTGAAAGCACTAGATATTCCAGGTAATCAAGTTATGGAAGTGCGGCTCCTGATGTTCCATCGAGTGGATTCTTGAGGACCAATATTGATCCCGAATTTAAAATATG
Coding sequences within it:
- a CDS encoding arylsulfatase gives rise to the protein MKSWSLSLLFLLLVPTANGATKPNVVIILTDDQGWGDLSIHGNTNLDTPNIDRLANEGIEFSNFYVCPICSPTRAEFLTGRYNPRGGVRSASRGEERLDLDEVTIAEIFRDNGYKTAAFGKWHNGMQPPYHPNARGFDEYYGFCSGHWGNYYSPMLEHNGEIVKGDGFVIDDFTNRAMDFIETNKDEPFFVYLPYNTPHSPMQVPGRFWKKFEDNDLGLRARPEDKEDLQHSRAALAMCENIDWNVGRVTRKLEDLGLSENTIVIYFSDNGPNGYRWNADMKGRKGSVDEGGVRSPFFIRWPEGLEGGRTIDRIAGTIDLLPTLTDLAGIEKYRTLPLDGVSLRPLMLRNGVSWPDRLYVNHFKGKTSIRNQRFRLDQNGKLYDMDSDPGQRRDVSRQFPDVLKRMVAAQTTFDRDVASLVAEPDNRPFTIGHPVLDFTQIPARDGQFAGGVERSGRAPNCSFFTNWTQLEDRIFWDAEVLTAGDYKVEVYYTCPEDDVGSTFELAFGTSRLKGEVTEAFDNPMRGAVEDRAVRKGESYVKEFKAMDMGVIQLKKGRNRLELKALDIPGNQVMEVRLLMFHRVDS